In Amia ocellicauda isolate fAmiCal2 chromosome 7, fAmiCal2.hap1, whole genome shotgun sequence, the genomic window ACTGTGCGCCTCACGCGTAAAAGTGCTCGTCGGTCCCCCCGTAAAAACTTGTTTCTCTGTTGTTAGTGTAACCGGCCTGACCCGGCTACAAAGTGGCTGACACACAGCCCCTGTGGCCCCTGATAGGCCACTGATCAGGCTCCAAATTGCTGATCGGTTGTCCTATTGGGTAATCgattgggggttggggggttacAGGAATTTAGGGTCGTGGTTGCGTAAAGGCACTATTGCTGAGGTATGCCAAAGCAAAGTGGACCCACTTCCTGGTTCGATATGGTTGGTCATTCACCAGATCACGTTAAAAAAGTGTGTGATaaccagaaaaaatatattattatagggCAATACAGCGCGCTGTCAAAGGTTGCGTTTACGCAATTAGGTTGAAATTAGGAACATTATAATACAATTGGGAATGTAGTTTTCAATGCATGAAATGCATTCAGACATGGACCTCCAGCCTCCACATGATCACATTACTGTGCTTTTCAAATGTGCTGAACCACCACATGTGAAAATCATGGAAATAACACTGACAACGCTCTCACCTGACAGGCCATGGCGTTAAAAcctattttgattatttttcagCCGTCTGTGTCCTCTCTTCTGTTTTTTAGACGTCATCCCCAAATGCAGGTATGAGCAATATAGCCAATCTTTAAAACGTGCATAACTGAGATTATTTTACCGGCTGGATGggtttaaaaacacattctttCAAACAAAGGCTGTCGCTAACAGGCTCGACCTGCCGATCGGCTCTGCGGGGAGCAGGGGTGTGAGACGGCGCTGCTGTTCATCCGGAATCGCGTACGGGCTTCACACGCACATAGGTGAGTCTCTGATGATTTATCTACCAACTTGTTATTgcagtaaatgtttaaattacaattgttTATATCCAGGGGACATGGACACATCACGAAACTATTAAAAATAGACtgcttggtaaaaaaaaaaagtcaaatccTTCTCGATTCAAATCTATTTTCAGAAGGTGGATTCGAGTTTACTTTGGTTGTCCGGATATCACAGGGTGTCCGAGTCTCCTCATAAAGATGGATTCAATATCAATGGACGAACACGTTAGACAACTGTAAGAAAAACACCATTAAACACCAAGTACTAAAGTGAATTAAAGATGGATTTAGGCGGAAAAAAAGTCGTCGTTATTGTCTTATTAAATTTTGCATTTAttcttttattatatttttttaagtgtgtctGAAGGGAAAAAATAGCAagaagtgtaaaaaaaaaaaaaaaaggtttcttaAAAACGCTGGACAACATCGTCAATGGATGCCTCAGTCGTTCTCACTATGAGAGGCAACCTGCCAGCCTACGATCTGACTCCctattataagaataatacattacattaaattacttaaaactttaaaatgcatattcGTCTATTTCGAAACGGTTGATTGACTTATTTGAATGGTTCTTATTTTACTTTGAGAATTGTTCCCTAATGAGTACATTTGTCATGTTCGAAAAGTGTTGCTACTTTGTGTAATATTCAACATTTAACATGCCctattttaatataatgcatAAAGGCCAGATAAAGTAGTGTATGATTTATAATTACCTAGGGCTGGACGgtataccatatatatatatatatatatatatatatatactggtaTTCATTTACCGACCggtttggacttttactataccttcatatcggtatttttttaagttttctaTGCTAAAACGAATAATTTACTAATCACCGTGCCGTCCCACGactttgttgcttgagacgcatCTTATCAAAAGAAAGCCCTGGTTTTGGAGTGAAATAGCCAAATATCgaaaataaattccatgtgtattgcgtgttgacaaacaaacaaacgtgatCAATACACAATGAATGAGATGGAGGAGAGTAGTGTGGCTGAAACTTCACAGCAATGACCCAGTGAATCTGTCCCGAACAAAAGGTGCGTCGCtgatagtgtggacatgatttggtaTCAAGACATTTGAAAATACCGTCAAACTGTATTTTGGCCAGATCACCCATCCCTATTATTAGAATGATTATAATATGACTAGTGGCAATATTTGTACACGTTTTCTTATCAGACACAGTAAGTAAACTCCAGCAGCAACGTTGGCTGATGTTACTGGGCCCATTCCACGACCCTCGGAAATGTCTGAACTGCACCAAAACAACAAGGACACTTTTGCTAAATAACCCAGAAAGCACGCTGCTTTGTAAAAGATGGAAAAACGTTTTTATATTTGAGTGCTCTTGTGAAAATGATGTGGACATTCCGGATTGCCTTTCACTTTGGTCCCAGCAAAGAGAAAGCTTAGATACTCTACCAgcttgtaacaaaacaaaacatatatatatatatatatatatatatattatatattatatatacacacacacacacacacacaaacacattttgttttgttacaagcTGGTATAGTATCGGCTacttatatatgtgtattagCATGAAGAGCCCATTGAAGGAGTTTTTCTTTAGGGGAATGACAGGACTAACCACATTCTTTGTGCACTTGTCATTCTTAGGTGCCTCAAAAGagtctttaactgaaataaaatcTACTTTTGATTTAGTTTCAAACCAGCCGATATGATTAGTTTACGGTTAATCTTTTTCTTTTGATCTGCAACCTGTGTTGTACAATTCACAGAAATAACGCAAATGTATGTCAATTCAGATCTGTTCAGTGGGACAACATATTACACATACTGTATAGGATATACTTCTTTCTCTGGACTCACTTCAGATTGGATTAGACTTGTTCAGCTGGAGAATGAACTAGCTTTTGGGAAGTCGGAATTGACTTGGACTCAAAATGTTTTGACTTGAATCCAGCTCTAGTCTACATGCAGATATAAAACCAAcaattttgaataaataaaattacaaagaaATCATACCTTAGTTAATGACAGCTTTTATGTTCTTTACAAAGATGCTGATTTCATACACTTATTTTACAGGGTAACATGATAATATTGTGATAGTTCACCTGTTTATACCATACCAGGAGACCCATAGTATGTCGCAAAGCGTGAAGGCTTAAGAATATACATTACAGTCATGCCAATACTTATTTGGTGTGCAATTTCAGCATCCCTTTGAATATGGTAAGTTTTTCTTTGGATATTTTGACACTTGCAAAATACGGAGTTGAAACTAGTCTACAAAACACATACAGGAACCAAATCCCAACACAAAAGTACCCATTTTACAAACATCAGCTCATTCCACTTataatacacaaaatacatcctTAATATCAATGGTCATAAATtcacagaggggaaaaaaaacacttaattgaAATTGTCAGATGTTTGTGCCAGCTCCCTTTTGTACTTGGCATTGTCTGCATTGTCTCTGGCCTGAAGGTCTCCCTTTGGTATAACTAGAAGAAAGTGTgtgcaaaataatgtatttgggCAATACTTATGGACTTTCTGTGAAGCACCAGCACCACAGAAGCCAATGTATTTACatatcattcatatttaaataaacacacatacagacacttgCGATTTTACAATACGTCCACCACATGGATGAATGTGGATTTTCTAAACATTTCTCTGAACACATactattttttccagtttttttttttttttttttaaatactgtactTTATAAATACTGTAGTATTTATGTCACACCAGTGCAGAGCATGTCATGTTGTAGCATACAGAACACAGTTTAGAAATCAACAAGGGTCTTTAGAGAGATTGCCAGCAGCTTACATGCCCCGGGCTTCCTTTATTCAGTTAAACTATGATCTGACCCATAATTATACTGGACTGAATCCAAATTCAGCAAATACAGAGTGAGCAACACTGCTTCAATTGAAGCAATTAATTAACCAAGCTGCAAGTTTCAATTGTGGACACAATATACTAATTTGTCTTGAACAACTGCGAGATTAATTTGGCTTCATATATacaagagattttttttttaaattatgatttcaTATCTAGCGCTTGAGGCACTTTGCGATACTGGTAGCCAATTCTGGCAACATTTCAATCTCCACCCTAGGTCATGATAACAATCCAGCCCCAGTATAAACAGGAAGAGCTGCAATACTCTGATGTTCAAAAGAAAAGCTCCCACATACTGTCCCACCATGCTTGTGAAAGTGCCCTTTTGCTTCACAGTGTGAATAGCAACAGCTCAAGCCCTGATGTCAGCAGGCGAATTTGGTTCTTTGAAAGTCATGCCAGACTTCGGGGAGCTGGTGGGGGTGGGCCAGGGTGGTGGAGATGAGCTGGCTGAAGGAGCAGGGGTTGTAAGAGACTGAGAAACGGGGGAAGTAGCGGGAATCAGCAGCATAGGTGAGTTTGACTCCGAGCTCCTGCAAACACATACCAATGTACACATCCTCCAGGAAAACAGGACGGATGAATTTGGACATCCGCAAAATCTTGGGCACTAAATCCACTGAGAAGACGTATCCGATACCTGAAATATATGGAGGGTAGAAAACTCCTCCAAATACCTCAAAGGGCATGTACCACTTGGACTCCTGATCTCTCCGGATGATGCCATAGCCAATCACCGGCCCTGTGATGTAGTCCTGCTTGAGGTGGAGGGCGCTAGGGTCCAGGAGCTTGTTGACCAAGTTGTCCACGTTGAGGAACATGTCCGTGTCGATTTTCATGGTGTACGAAGCCCTTGGGCAGTAAGTGGCCAGCCAGTCTAGCATCACCATGGTCTTGATGGTCAGGTTGCGGTAGCTGTCCAGGAAGTCCTTCTGGATGATATCGCGGTGCTCCCGGCTCTCCCTCCCCAGCTCCGCCTGGATCTTGGAGGCTTGATGCCCCCAGGACAGCCCCAGCACAAAGATCCGCAGGATGGCCACCCCTGGGACACAGTTCTCCTGGCCCCAGGTCTCTCTGATGGCATCTCTAGCTGGGCGGTCGTGTGGAGCCACCGGGATCATGAGCACCAGGAAGGGGGCGCTCCCTCTGCACTTGTCCGGCTCATTCAGCACATAGGTGTAGTTGTGCGGGTAGGCGATGGTGTAATTCTCCATGGGGACAGGTTTGTTGAAGAGCATTCCTAAGATTCTCCAGGTCAGGGACACACAGAAGGAGAGAGACATCACAGCGCACAGGAGTGGCAGAATAATCTTGTGGTTCAGGTTCACTGACTTCTTCATTTTCCCTGTTAGGGTACTCTTTACATCTGCATCAGCAAAAAGGGGCAGGTTCACAGACTGAAGGCAACAGGAGAGAAACAGCTTTAGCTGGGGAATCACACTTTTCTGCAGTCCCCCCTGGCCCGCCCCACCCATGGCTTTGACATCCAGATTTTATTTGGAAGAAAGTTTTTAAGAGCTATGGCCAGGGAAACACCATGCTCCCACTGTATAATGACCCTTTCAGGATTTATAGGCAGGGATACAGATGAGTAGTTAAACAAAGTGGAAAGCCATTTTTATCATGACATGAATACACTACATTCTGGAGTGTGGCAGTGTGCGAAAGTGCTGCAGAGGTGATAACGTGTAAAAGAATACAGTTGGGTCATACATTAGCCTGCACACATTACAGCAGCAtttgttaaattattttcttgaaACGATGTCGGTCATtacattccccaccccccacctctgATTAAAAGCCCTGCACGTTACTCGTTTCATTGTTGAATTCAGCAAATTGCATCCAACTAAGCGTCAGCTATATATGTAGGTTCCTGCGGAAATAACGCAGTGCACGCACTTACAATAGGCTTCACACCACGACCACACCGCCCTGCCTGTACTGGTACATCAACAATAACTCCTCCACCGTAATAACCATCAAAGCGGCTCCAGTTCTCTTATACATCCATCTCGACCCTGCGATcgacatgagagagagagagagagagagagagagagagagagagagagagagagcgcagagCGTAGTTAATTATATTTCCTTTACTGGAAAATTGGAAACTATGTAGTTGGCAGCACTGTGCGGAAAACAAGCAATGTATGTAGCCCGTCTGCAATGCAAACAAGACCGACGGGAAAGACAGACCTGGAGGGTTTCCAGACAATTGTTGTCTGAACCACCGCCTGTCCCCATCAAAGGTGGGTGGATTGCTCTCCGGAAACAAGGCCCGGACCTGTATGACAACCTTTGTAACATTGCATCCATCATTTCTGATCTCAAacatacaattgttgatatcaagaattatctgcgatcaacaattgtattcttgatatcaacaattgtatgtTAAACTGTGCATCAGAACtacatactaattaacatccggtTTCTTTATTTTCGAGCGATACACATGATGTATTCGAAACCGCAAACTACCATACTACACGTACTACACCTCGACATTTCGGTAGAATGCATATAGGACGCAGTATTAATTTGTAGTATGGTAAAAGTACCCAGATGGCTTGCTACACTCGTCCTGCAACGTAAGCGGTATTGCCATTCTCTACTGGCATTTTCCCTGTTGATTTATTTGCGTGTAGCTGCTTGATTGTTTGTGCCATGTGCATTTATCTTATATCAAATTAAAGGAACAGTTGTGACCTTTCGTATTATAAGGATTCATCGTCTGAcggtaaaaataataacaataaaattgaTCATATGCAAATGAGTCCTGTACTCTGCTAACTGCCCTTTTTCGCAAGCCTGGAGCAGCATGACAAGATGACCCTACATGCGCCAGTTTCACGGCACCGGATGTTCATTTGCATGGATTTCTGACATCAAGAATCCAATTTCTAATATCACAAATACATCGGTTATCAACATGGCAAGCTAATTGTTAATTATCCGAAATGCATAGGCCTACAACTTAACATCCGGTTAAATAGTTAAATTAAATGGCACAATGGTGtgcaatgatttttttttttaatattagtgATTATGATTAAAGGTCACGACGGCTTGCAACAGAGCTGTAAAACTGAACAACAAGCTTCAATGGCTTTTCACCTCCCACCCCCTACTTCCACAAGACATTTCTGTCAGGCAAGAATTACAGATCATTTGAGACTCAATTTTGTGGGGTTTTATTCTCAAAGACAACACACGTACACGACTAAACGGCGAACTAAAACCTGATGACGAGAAGTGTTGGTCTCTGAACAAACGAAATAATGCATACGTAAGAAGAAACGCTTCAAAATAACACTGTTGAAGATAGTCTAACCAAAGGCTGCACTTCcccatttttaaatcattttagttttataaaggttttctttttcaaaatccCTCTTAACAAGtgtttatttccctttttaCATACAAGACCAGAATGACGAAGAAAAACTTTATTTCCTGCAAGAGTCGAAACATTGTACGCCTGATCAGACAGAGCCCAGTGCATAAATAACACACCCAAGAATAAGCCAGTCATCAAATTATCtatctgtacacacacacaccttttatTGTGGTGATATTATGaatcattacatttaaaaaataagacaaTTGAAAAGTACAGTAAAAtcggttttgttttcttagtcGTGCATTTCTTTATTATGATTTGCCACCCTATTTACTGTTTTTGTCTTCCTCTGCAAACGGAGACACAATATGATTTTACATTGCTGTGCGCTACATTATTTTCTCTTAAAGCGCTCTTTCAATGATAGCAAGTTGTTTTCTCCATTTCTGCCATATGGGCGCCTAACGGATTACTATAGGAGCTTTTTATCTGCGCAaccgtgtgtgtgcgtgtcgtACATTGTTTAACCTACTGTGACCAATATTTAGGAGTCGACAGAGCCTGCCACACccaaggaaaaaacaaataacgACAGTATTGTTATTAAGTAAGCAGTTTTTGAAGTATATCAAGAGAAGTTGACAAAATACGCACGTCAAAACTAATACATGACGCCATGCAGCACACACACTAACGAGTCAATTAAACGAAATGACATTCCTCCTCGGAATCTGAAATGTGTATTATAAACGTCTTTTTACCGTCACACAAAATGATTACCGTTTCAAAAGAAGAAAACGCAGGTGACGTGGTTTCAAGGGGACTTTGCTTCCTTTGCTCTTGCACGTTTTGTAGTCGCGATTCCTCCCTCTGTGCGAGAGAGAGTTTAATTGCGAATCCATGGGCCGACACAGAGGTATAATACCATACAATATTAGTACGTTTATCCACACATATTAGATGTAAGAAACCTGATAAGTTTGAACTCACCCACAAAGCCAGCTCGCTTTAAATGTAACCCAGAATCACACTTTCCTCCAGACCCGCCTCAGCTACTGATTAACTGAGAAAGTCTGCCCGAGTCTGGAGGGAAAGCTCTCTCAGGGTCAGAAGACAATCTGCTCGTTTTATTTCCAAGTTATTTCCGTTACCCACTCCCTCATTTGGATATAATTGCCCTCTCATAGGATGCATCTGTTCAGATTACCGCGTCTGCACTTCATTCGATGACTATGCAACGCAAATAAATCACGCATGTCTTTAATTTAGGGGTAGGGACTGCCTAAAGACGGCCGTGCACCAATTAATATTAACATATTCAGTCTCAATTGGATATCTGAAGATGTAGACAAGCCGAAGAAAGAAACTTTCGTTTGTGCATTAAACAGCTTCATAAATCATGTATGTAGTGGTTTTCTGCTACTAGGGACACATTTTCCGGTTAGCTGCTTTTATAGGAAACACGTGTTATGCATGCCGGCGATAGGGGTATATTTATCCATTTTACTTTTTCGAATACTTTGTAAGGAACAAAGCGTTTGGCAGGAAAAAGTGGTAACCGTTAAAACGACATTCAATTCCCAAAGCACTGTTGTACTGTACAAGGGTTACACATCAAAGGATAAGACACTAACGATCCGTAAGATTATATTGAAGCAACGTGAGCTTCAGTTTGAACGCATTAGTAAGGAAGACGATCTCGTACATGATTTATTCTTATTCCCCCTTGCCCAAAATAGCATTGCCCAAGCATTGTGTTAATGATCTGGTTTTCCGTTTCTTTGTTATCTTCCTGTTCGAAACCATTGTGAATGTAGAAGGCGTCTAAACAGACTGGAGCCTACCAAGCATATCTATTGTCGGAAGTCACTTCATATCACTTAAAAAAGCGATTTAGCATACTTTGGTTTGATTTTGCACTTTATGTAGGAAGTAATGTTATCTAGATTAAACTTGTGAAACAGCATGACGCGGGTATGAATACAGGCCTGACCAATCGTTAAATAAAGTTCGACCAAATACGCACAGATGAATAATCgcaataatacataaaatgagACATTAcgctaaacacaaaataatatataaatccaTTAAACAATGTGCTGGTCTGAATCGAAATAATTCGAACTTTGAACCAATTTCAACGGTAAAACAAAACCCACACATCAGCCCGACCGCCTAACTAACTTTATAGATTCCTTTTCATCACTTCGTAGCCcctttcttttaaatgtatgtgcAGGGCAGTGCAGGCCATTTGGTCATGGGAGACCCGTCATGTAGTCCTGTCAGCACAGACAGCATCCGGGCCCGTCCACCTGTGTGAGGCAGTGCGGCACCATTCTTCTAAGAGCAAGTCAATCAACCACGAGTGGGGGATGGAAGTGCAAAATACTGTCTCAGGCATCCTCCCACAATATCGCATAAAAGCTGGGCTGGGTTCAGTTCTGGTGACTGAGAGTAAGGTCATGGCATCTGGATAACATTAGAGTCCCGCTCTGTGGATGGGGGGCCTTGTGATCGTAGAAGATACCCCGCTGCTGGCAGGAAAGAAATGCTGCAAGATGCGGTGAAGATCATTACTCAGTCCCATTAAGTAGAAATTAGCATTGACCCTGCCTTCTAAAGTCTCACTAACTGTGAATTTAGACCATAATTTGACATGCATTTATATACCAAGTTTAGTAATAACTCTATATAAGGAACATGAAGACAtggcagatttaaaaaaataataatgatcacaTACTTCTGCTTTTGATCACCCTGATGTTATTACTACACTCTTATAACTAATGTCTTCAATGTCTTAACCAATactgtgtttgttcaaggacaacaaCTGTGTTAAAATGTACTAACTTATGacacaataatgtgtatttCTTAACACAATACTGTGTTTATCCAACACAGACTTGTGTTAAAAAGACACATTGTGCTGCGCTTTGGTGAATCTTAACACAAAattgtgttgtccttgaacaaacacagcATGTTTAATTGTTAGTGTAATAATTAGTTCTAAGAGTTTGTGTCAAGTGGTCATTGTGTGTCCAGGAAGGACCCCGGCATTGCAGCCTGTCTGCCAGGACTATGGAGAGGTGTCTGTTTGGAGTAAATGAGTGATGTGCTCTGCTGCTATTGTGGGATTGTACTCTGTCTGTACGATCTGTAAAGCACACAGTGCCCAGGTCACAGTGGTTGGGGTAAAAGtacacttaagaacataagaaagtttacaaacgagaggaggccattcgacccatcgtgctcgtttggtgtccattaataactgagtgatccaagaaaCCTagccagtctgtttttaaatgttcccaaactttcagcttctaccacatcgctggggagtttgttcagattgtgacgactctctgtgtgaagaagtgtctcctgttttcagtcttgaatgccttgaagcccaatttccatttgtgtccccgggtgcgtgtgtccctgctgatctggaaaagctcctctggtttgatgtggtcgatgcccttcatgattttgaagacttggatcaagtccccaagtagtctcctctgttccagggtgaaaaggatcaggtcctcagtctctcagtaggacattcccttcagacctggaataagtctggttgctctcctctgaactgcctctagagcagcgatatctttcttgaactgtacacagtatccagatgagctctaactagtgcactgtacagtctgaacatcactgcccttgttctcaagtctacacttttgacaatataccctaacatcctgtttgccttttttattgcttccccacattggagCAGACACTGTCAGTCCTTAGTATGGACAGGGATTAGTGGTGTAAAGCACAATTAGGCCTAAACTTATTTCTGATAATAGTTTTGAattttcattctacagaccATAAGCAtgaacattttatttgcatAACTCATGAGCCACAGCTGTGTGGAAGCCCTTGCATTCAATGTCCCTCATTTACCTATCTGTTTCCATTTTTGTGTCCACTATCAGTACATTGAAATGTTCTTTACTGATCAAACatgaattttaaaatgcatagcTAGCTATTTTGTTTCTGAACGGTTTATTCAGAGACAAGATGCTCACTCATACATATAGGCTAATTTACAACAAATAAAGTATAACTGCTTACAACCAGTCAGCAAACACTAAAGTTCACGCTTCtgaaaatatttgatcaaaaaAACATCACGGTAACGTGACCATGATGATTTTTTAGTAAACATTATGCCTTTCGTTTGTGCATTAAAGCATTTCATGAAGTGTATCTAGTCGGTAACATGCAGAAAAAGGGCAGGGGCTCATTGAAAAAACAAGGgcacttttgggggtggggggcacttTGGGTTAAGAACATGATATTTATGTAATATAGTTACCAAACGCTTTGCTTTTAAGGGAAATACAGGTTGTATGCTTAATTTcagttttgaaatgtattactgcacttctgTACTGCTCATGTAACCAGTAAGGTGCCCTCGATAAggacatctgccaagaaatatataatattatgattatattgAAACTCAATAAGAGAGTATAAgattgtgttgtgttgaatTTGTGTATGTTCGTCCGTGAACATGAattaaaatactactactatatattatttgtattattagtaatagtaataacagtAATATTAGTACCAGCACCATTAGTAATACTATTAATTGAATGCAATTTCACTAAATTAAAAGTTATAGCAGATGGGTAATATGGGTAAACACTCAAAAAAACACTCAACAACAGAACCATCTTCCTATTTGTTtatatctacagtgagggaaaaaagtatttgatccccagctgattttgtacgtttgcccactgacaaagaaatgatcagtctataagtttaatggtaggtgtattttaacagcgagagacagaataacaacaacaaaaaaaacagaaaaacgcatttcaaaaaagttataaattgatttgcatgttaatgagggaaataagtatttgatcccctatcaatcagcaagatttctggctcccaggtgtcttttatacaggtaacgagctgagactctcttaaagggagtgctcctaatctcagctcgttacctgtataaaagacacctgtccacagaagcaatcaatcaatcagattccaaactctccataatggccaagaccaaagagctgtccaaggatgtcagggacaagattgtagacctacacaaggctggaatggg contains:
- the LOC136752583 gene encoding beta-1,3-galactosyltransferase 2 gives rise to the protein MKKSVNLNHKIILPLLCAVMSLSFCVSLTWRILGMLFNKPVPMENYTIAYPHNYTYVLNEPDKCRGSAPFLVLMIPVAPHDRPARDAIRETWGQENCVPGVAILRIFVLGLSWGHQASKIQAELGRESREHRDIIQKDFLDSYRNLTIKTMVMLDWLATYCPRASYTMKIDTDMFLNVDNLVNKLLDPSALHLKQDYITGPVIGYGIIRRDQESKWYMPFEVFGGVFYPPYISGIGYVFSVDLVPKILRMSKFIRPVFLEDVYIGMCLQELGVKLTYAADSRYFPRFSVSYNPCSFSQLISTTLAHPHQLPEVWHDFQRTKFAC